Below is a window of Leucoraja erinacea ecotype New England chromosome 11, Leri_hhj_1, whole genome shotgun sequence DNA.
ATACATACATCTTCAGATCTTGCCTCATCAATCATTTTTGGTCACATAATCACAAACCTCGGTCAGATTCTTGACACACGACCAACCAGCTACACAaccgtgctgactatccctaatccgcCTATGTCCATCTATATGAATTCATAACCTGTCCCTCAGATACTCCCTCGCATCTTTCCGACCACAAATGTTTAACTaaaaccacagatgttaggctccgTCCACCTCCCCTGAGCGTCAGTTTACCCCCTGTTACACCGACACTCACCCCCACATCTTTCCCCCTTTCAATGCTCTCCGCTTTCTCTGCCCACAGGCCGACCAGTGCACCGGACTGCAGGGGTTCCTCATCTTCCACAGTTTCGGTGGCGGCACCGGCTCGGGCTTCACCTCCCTCCTCATGGAGAGACTGTCCGTCGACTACGGCAAGAAATCCAAGCTGGAGTTTTCCGTCTACCCGGCGCCGCAGATATCCACTGCCGTGGTCGAGCCCTACAACGCCGTGCTGGTCACCCACTGCACCCTGGAGCACTCCGACTGCTCCTTCATGCTGGATAACGAGGCCATTTACGACATCTGCCGGCGGAACCTGGACATCGAGCGCCCCACCTACACCAACCTCAACCGCCTTCTGGGGCAGGTAGTGTCGTCCATCACCGCCTCGCTGCGCTTCGACGGCGCCCTCAACGTTGACCTGCTCGAGTTCCAGACCAACCTGGTCCCCTACCCGCGCATTCACTTCCCACTGGTGACCTACGCGCCCCTGATCTCGGCTGAGAAGGCTTACCACGAGCAACTGTCCGTGTCGGAGATCACCAACGCCTGTTTCGAGCCGGCCAACCAGATGCTCAAGTGCGACCCCCGCCAGGGCAAATACATGGCGTGCTGTATGCTGTACCGCGGGGACGTAGTGCCCAAGGACGTCAACGCCTCCATTGCCACCATCAAGACCAAGCGCTCCATCCAGTTCGTGGACTGGTGCCCGACCGGGTTCAAGGTAGGTGTAGATTGTAGACCAATCCACGCAACAGAAACTTGACCCAAACACTGGTCCCGCATTGGGCTGTGAAATGTACCACAGCCAGACCAGCCGGTCCGCGATTGCAGAAACCAGGAGACATTCTTTCCAAACCGAGGGCCTGGGTTCTTAACATCCAGGGAACCATTGAAGGTTTCTAGGAGACTCCTGTCCCATGGGTCACGCCTGCATCTTGATAACTGGCATGGGGTTTCCCTCGTTTAATGGCGCAAATCTTCATTTTTAGACCACGATCAgtaacattcggcccatcgggtccatactgaccctcccacactgatctgttttgtagtaaatgcctactatgttctgcgtgctgaagcaaagcaagaatttcattgtcctatcagggacacatgacaataaacacacttgaACTTCAACTTGAACCAGTAATTCCATTCTCTCCTGTCACTTATGTCCTAACGCTCGTTCAGTCCCATATTTTTCATTATTCCTCCATGCGACTTGTCAATTACCCAGCACCAGCCTCTTTGCgatgcgatggggggggggggggggggggggggggggggggaggggggggttggaagGGGTAAGGTGGCGTACCGTCGGAGGTTATGATCGATCCCGGATCCACAGCGCTCTGGAACAGCTGCTTTCGTGGAACTCCAACCCTAGCGGGCACCATTTGCAATTTCCAGAACTCCATTGGGTGACCCCGGCTTCTTCCAACCGAAAAACCAAACTGGTGTCCCTCGGCTAAAAGAGCACAGATTTCTCTTTCACCACTCTGTTACGCACACTGCCTATTAATCCATCGCCCACATGTTGACGGGACAAAGCAATGGAGGTCGGCTTTTATTCGCTGCGCCACTGCCGCCACCTACCGGCGTCAGATGCATCTCATcttgaattcagattcagattcagattcaatctttattgtcatttgtgcaATGCACAGTacatagacaacgaaatgcagttagcatcgcACCCAGAACAGTAGATtaatgagcagtaaaatatataAATGTACAAACAGTGCCacttttctgggggaaggagtgtccggaggagggatggggggggggggggggggggggggatatgactGGCAattaccaaggtgcagagttaagttgtgtaacagccgcaggggagaagttgtttctgaacctgctggtccagcaacggagagacctgtagcgcctcccggatgggagaagggtaaacagtctgctgctcgggtgagagcagtccttgacgatgctgcgcgctcttcgcagacatcgcttgctttggacagactcaatggaggggcttggggaaccggtgatgcgtcgggcagttttcaccaccctctgcaatgctttccggtcggagacagagcagttgccataccatactgtgatacaattggtaaggatgctctcgatcgtgcagcggtagaagttcaccagaatctgaggagacagatggaccttctttagtctccccACGACGAAGAGACGATGGTGAGCCTTTTTGACCAGTGTTaatgtattgtgggtccaagagaggtcatcagagatgttgacccccagaaacctgaagctggaaacacgttctacctccatcccgttaatatggatgtcaTCCTTCCAATGTGTCTGCAACCGAACTAAACGCCGTTTCTCTCTCTCCCGCAGGTGGGCATCAACTACCAGCCCCCGACGGTGGTGCCAGGGGGCGACCTGGCCAAGGTGCAACGCGCCGTCTGCATGCTGAGCAACACCACCGCCGTCGCCCTGGCCTGGACCCGCATGAACCTCAAGTTCGACAAGATGTACGCCAAGCGGGCCTTTGTCCACTGGTACGTGGGAGAGGGGCTGGAGGAAGGGGAGTTCCAGGACGCGCGGGAGGACATGGCGTCGCTGGAGAAGGACTACGAAGAAGTGGGCATCGATTCGGCGGATCTGGACAAGAAGACCGAAGAGGAAGAGTGAACATCCAGAAACACtcgtttatttttattattaatgttgtaAATAAaatttatgaaatgtaatatAATAAATCTATTTTAAATTCAATTCGTCTTCCCTCCTTCTTAACGCTACAATTTCGCTTGAGACTTTGGACTTTTACTTCAGCGTGCGAGCAGGCCATTCGCCCCACTGAATTCGCGCTGACCAGTACACTGCTCccggtacactggcactatcctacacacaagggacactaTATATATTataggaagccaattaaccttcaaaaatGTTtgtttctggagtgtgggagaggaaatcggagcatccggagaaaactgatggtgtgtgaggcagcaactctaacgcagtGCCACTTTGCCGCCGAGAGACAGACCCACAGATATATTGTTCCACAGTGCATGGAAATAGTCAACTTGTCAATGCCGACACATTTTTCCGCCCAACCCACTTCCATTTTCCCACGTGTGGCGCAAGACCGTCTAAAGCTTTCTTATCCATAAATCTGTCCAGGTGgctttatgttgttattgatcCTGCCTCAAgtactccctctggcagctcgttccatatgcccaccgtGGAAAGGTTCCCTCGGGTTTctcttaaatcttcccccctctcaacttaaacctacgtcctgtATTTCCCGATTCCCTTATTCAGGGTAAAAGACTGTTAAAACCTTTCTGGAAatatatagggagagattgaggagtttggaactctattccttggagcgcaggagaagaGGGCgactttatagaggtgtacaaaattatgtgaggaatagattggataggtgcgcagagtctcttgtccagagtaggtgaatcgaggaccagcggacataggtttaaggctaaggggaaaagatttaataggcatctgacgtgtaacattttcacacaaagggtgcagaagggtttcggcccgaaacgtcccctatttccttcgctccatagatgctgccgcacccactgagtttctccagcaattttgtctacattcgattttcaagcatctgcagttccttcttgaacattcacacaaagggtgatgggtgtatggaacaagctgccagaggaggcagttgaggcagggactatcccaacgtttaaaaaacaattagacaggtagatggataggacaggtttagagggatatatgcatTAGCCcactctattcctctcgtgattttatacacctctaaaagatcacccctcagcttgtCTAATTAAACTAATATCTGCCTGGGCGTGGTCCATATCCTCCCATTCTCTGCatccccatctaaaagcctcttaaagtccactatcgtatctgcctccagcattgGAACGCATTTCCAGCCTGTGTGAAACAAAACGTGCCCcgtacatctttaaactttgccccatcacgttaaatctatcccctctagTAATTGATCTGTCTAACCTATTTAACCAGGCGCTTCCGCCAACCCACTCcaagccgaccatcaatcatGCGTTCACACGCCAGTTCTAGGTTATACCCATTTTCCCTTCGCTCCCTACACACCAGTCacaatttatggaggccaattaacccacaaacccattgCATCATGAGATATAGGAGcatcattaggccattcggtccatcaagttcgctccgccattcgatcataactgatctatcttttcctctcaacaccattctcctgtcttttccccgtaaactttgacgcccttactaatgaCGAAACCTGTCCACCTCCATCTCACCCGATCCTGCTTTCCccacatattccttgattccgttagctttaagagccatatccaactctctcgaatacatccagtgaattggcctccacggccttctgtggcagtggaggccaattcacaaatctctggctggaaatgtttctcctcatctcagtcctaaatggtccaccccttattcttacacggTGATCCGGATATTATTCTGAACTaagccaacatggggaacatttttcctgcatttcgcctgtccaatccctcaagaatttAAAATGTTTGTATAAGATACCAGTGAATActtcattaaaacttaccgaatggtgaaaggcctggatagaatggatgtgctgAGAATGTTTcctctaatgggagagtctaggaccagagggcacatactcagaataaaaggacgcgcATTTCGAATGTAGATGAGCAGGAAGAgaacggtgaatctgtggaattaattgccacagaccgcGGTggggaccaagtcattgggtaccaCACCAGCAGCACTCCAGGGTTCACAAGTAACCACGTCGGCAGTACCCCAGGGAGAaacagcagcctcgccagcaacaCCCCAGGGTGCATAGGGAA
It encodes the following:
- the LOC129701397 gene encoding tubulin alpha chain-like isoform X1 — encoded protein: MLALGPNNYANNTVISSPIYPPPQSLFLSLQRECISIHIGQAGVQLGNACWELYCLEHGIQPDGQMPSDKTIGGGDDSFNTFFSETGAGKHVPRAVFIDLEPTVIDEVRTGTYRQLFHPEQLITGKEDAANNYARGHCSIGKEIVDLVLDRIRKLADQCTGLQGFLIFHSFGGGTGSGFTSLLMERLSVDYGKKSKLEFSVYPAPQISTAVVEPYNAVLVTHCTLEHSDCSFMLDNEAIYDICRRNLDIERPTYTNLNRLLGQVVSSITASLRFDGALNVDLLEFQTNLVPYPRIHFPLVTYAPLISAEKAYHEQLSVSEITNACFEPANQMLKCDPRQGKYMACCMLYRGDVVPKDVNASIATIKTKRSIQFVDWCPTGFKVGINYQPPTVVPGGDLAKVQRAVCMLSNTTAVALAWTRMNLKFDKMYAKRAFVHWYVGEGLEEGEFQDAREDMASLEKDYEEVGIDSADLDKKTEEEE
- the LOC129701397 gene encoding tubulin alpha chain-like isoform X2 → MRECISIHIGQAGVQLGNACWELYCLEHGIQPDGQMPSDKTIGGGDDSFNTFFSETGAGKHVPRAVFIDLEPTVIDEVRTGTYRQLFHPEQLITGKEDAANNYARGHCSIGKEIVDLVLDRIRKLADQCTGLQGFLIFHSFGGGTGSGFTSLLMERLSVDYGKKSKLEFSVYPAPQISTAVVEPYNAVLVTHCTLEHSDCSFMLDNEAIYDICRRNLDIERPTYTNLNRLLGQVVSSITASLRFDGALNVDLLEFQTNLVPYPRIHFPLVTYAPLISAEKAYHEQLSVSEITNACFEPANQMLKCDPRQGKYMACCMLYRGDVVPKDVNASIATIKTKRSIQFVDWCPTGFKVGINYQPPTVVPGGDLAKVQRAVCMLSNTTAVALAWTRMNLKFDKMYAKRAFVHWYVGEGLEEGEFQDAREDMASLEKDYEEVGIDSADLDKKTEEEE